The following coding sequences lie in one Fusarium poae strain DAOMC 252244 chromosome 1, whole genome shotgun sequence genomic window:
- a CDS encoding hypothetical protein (TransMembrane:1 (o150-170i)), with protein sequence MASRPRVLPFSGDDGAYNHYLEQFFLTVKARYPSAFKETCCLIPAPSFLATNEEQENSSLQVCHYDPTPPPLTHDAPRVTQRATRLLERIPRTEKDWQIARHQLGFENEQQILSSLSKIRGCAWRFKQHELKDHSISALGEQATAFTQELSALSGFVTLISFLFFVTCCFEESIGADRSKVDAAMKNFISAQKDSKLGEETRFLRKVRAGTLKVVALIDRLYEKLGHRAFELLFYLKLYPTVLCHLTNSDVDYIISSVDAWDPTQEVQARTPLYVVFLLQLWRPNKSSEDEGNLHISLKRKRNETSPATSYQNIELDSPSSRPRPLDPSSTISSDRSPSYFPNSIISVDTNSTTLSDGHPLSPSQGPMLCYDTGIEEEARNITSLSLSKNALETGTLPSQDRDEPDDWIRGTEVELIGPNATEEFYAA encoded by the exons ATGGCTAGCAGACCTCGGGTCCTCCCATTCTCCGGCGATGACGGCGCGTATAATCACTACCTGGAACAATTTTTCCTAACGGTCAAAGCTCGTTACCCAAGTGCCTTCAAGGAGACATGCTGTTTAATCCCCGCACCCTCTTTCCTAGCTACCAACGAGGAGCAGGAGAACAGTTCGCTCCAGGTTTGTCATTACGACCCAACTCCGCCGCCACTCACCCATGACGCTCCTCGCGTAACTCAAAGAGCTACACGACTCCTAGAGAGGATACCGCGAACCGAAAAAGATTGGCAGATAGCCCGGCATCAACTTGGGTTTGAGAATGAACAGCAGATTCTATCATCCCTTTCAAAGATTCGAGGCTGTGCTTGGCGCTTCAAACAACATGAACTTAAGGATCATTCGATATCTGCTCTTGGAGAACAGGCGACCGCCTTTACGCAGGAGCTGTCTGCCTTGTCAGGTTTTGTTACTTTGATATCATTTCTATTCTTTGTGACTTGCTGCTTTGAGGAGAGCATTGGCGCAGACAGGTCTAAAGTTGACGCTGCTATGAAAAACTTTATTAGTGCCCAAAAAGACAGCAAATTGGGGGAGGAAACAAGGTTCTTGAGAAAGGTCCGGGCAGGAACGCTGAAAGTAGTGGCACTAATTGATCGCCTTTATGAGAAACTTGGGCATCGTGCCTTCGAACTTCTCTTTTATCTAA AACTATATCCTACCGTTCTTTGTCATCTGACCAACAGCGATGTtgattatattatatcttcTGTCGACGCTTGGGACCCCACACAAGAAGTACAAGCCCGCACGCCTTTATACGTAGTGTTTCTGCTGCAGCTGTGGCGGCCAAATAAATC CTCCGAGGACGAAGGCAACCTCCACATATCCCTTAAGAGGAAGCGAAACGAAACCAGTCCTGCGACTAGCTATCAAAACATTGAGCTGGACTCACCCAGCAGTAGACCACGACCGTTAGACCCTTCGTCAACAATTAGCTCTGACCGCTCGCCATCTTACTTCCCCAACTCTATTATCAGCGTGGACACAAATTCCACGACGTTATCAGATGGACACCCTTTGTCCCCTAGTCAAGGTCCTATGCTATGCTATGATACTGGGATCGAAGAGGAAGCTAGGAATATTACAAGCCTTAGCCTAAGCAAAAATGCACTTGAAACTGGAACACTTCCCAGTCAGGATAGGGACGAGCCCGATGACTGGATTCGCGGAACAGAGGTCGAACTTATCGGGCCAAATGCAACAGAAGAGTTTTACGCTGCATAG